Genomic segment of Anopheles cruzii unplaced genomic scaffold, idAnoCruzAS_RS32_06 scaffold02280_ctg1, whole genome shotgun sequence:
ccgtcctgacgcttgctgatctaacctgtccgtcccgcttgctgacgaacactcggtccaccgcgcccttcggccagtagtttcggggtagcttgggatcggctattactaccacgtcaccgatggaagccgctagcggcgtcgctagattgtccgggttcattttaagcttatgggacagtaaaatcacagccacgagcacgaagtcgagaacgaagcgcgaagtggtcgccgtaaacatgctcgacgccgtcagcagcatagcatagtcgaagacaaactcgccgcttatgatcgaaccgacggtggtcgcaaagatagacacaatgaacgccgccacgatcgcttgcacctgtaccgacGCTATGTTGCcagggaccattccgccgcttgggtggctgggatcaccaccacctccgaccgcatctcttcctgccgcgtcaccatcgccaccagcattgtccagctgcgcccgctttgccacggccatcgcgtcATCACCCCCGCCGACATCCCGACCAGCCAGgctgccggtcccggtactgctgataccgccccggtggtccgtctccgacgatgcgatcgacgtcgtgatgatcgaggttggtgaaccgctcgccgataatggatgattcggagactcgtccgctccatcaccgttgttgccttcgtcactccgagactgagctgctactacgttctgcctctggttggtgcctccacagacggtccatcctaggcgggacttgaccgctaccggcgtgtttgctgcgccctctcgacatttcagtaccagccctacttgaaggtgcccaattccgatgaggagtcttgggcgggcatttgagtacgtgtccagtggcaggccccgcaggtgggggtaatgggcttgtagggctttgccgtcgagcgattgctccggcaggtccagtttccgcaccgtcttcactcCGGCCAGAGTATACTGGTGTCCCTGTAGCTTGCCCGAAACCG
This window contains:
- the LOC128276735 gene encoding uncharacterized protein LOC128276735, translating into FVDEGSSFTLVEDGLADELGLEGPSQPLHLQWTGGVTRVEKASRSVTLTVSGKLQGHQYTLAGVKTVRKLDLPEQSLDGKALQAHYPHLRGLPLDTYSNARPRLLIGIGHLQVGLVLKCREGAANTPVAVKSRLGWTVCGGTNQRQNVVAAQSRS